The Sulfitobacter sp. S223 genome has a window encoding:
- a CDS encoding MBL fold metallo-hydrolase yields MKDQAPKGLRYPWETPPSGTEAIEVAPGVLWMRLPLPMKLDHVNVYALDEGDSWTIIDTGFASKKTKAIWQEIMAGPLGGKPVSRVVVTHHHPDHIGLAGWFQTDHGAELVTTRTAWLTARMLTLDVHEVPNAESLSFYRSAGMDGAIYDKRAGERPFNFADIVAPLPLGYTRIKQDDVITMGGRTWEVHMGNGHAPEHATFWSRDDNLVIAGDQILPSISPNVGVYATEPMADPIGEWLEACERLAPLGRADNLVLGGHKLPFTGLPTRMRQLIDNHHGALKRLLAYIDTPKTAGEVFPPLFKRAIGEAEYGLALVEAFAHLSHLHQEGHAIRTKREDGAWLYQRKG; encoded by the coding sequence ATGAAAGATCAGGCACCCAAAGGTTTGCGCTACCCGTGGGAAACGCCGCCAAGCGGCACGGAGGCCATCGAAGTCGCCCCTGGCGTTTTATGGATGCGCTTGCCGCTTCCGATGAAGCTCGACCATGTGAATGTCTATGCGCTGGACGAAGGGGATAGCTGGACGATCATAGACACCGGATTTGCCTCGAAAAAGACCAAGGCGATTTGGCAAGAGATCATGGCAGGCCCGTTAGGTGGCAAGCCCGTCAGCCGCGTTGTTGTCACTCACCATCATCCCGATCATATCGGGCTGGCAGGCTGGTTCCAGACTGACCATGGCGCCGAACTTGTTACCACGCGCACTGCATGGCTGACGGCCCGCATGTTAACGCTGGACGTTCACGAAGTTCCAAACGCCGAGAGTCTGTCTTTTTACCGGTCTGCGGGCATGGATGGCGCTATTTATGATAAGCGCGCGGGCGAACGCCCCTTCAATTTCGCCGATATCGTCGCACCGCTGCCGCTAGGCTATACACGGATAAAGCAAGACGACGTGATCACCATGGGCGGGCGCACATGGGAGGTTCACATGGGCAATGGCCACGCACCAGAGCACGCGACCTTCTGGAGCCGCGACGACAATCTGGTGATTGCCGGTGACCAGATATTGCCTTCGATCAGCCCGAACGTGGGTGTCTATGCGACTGAGCCAATGGCCGACCCGATTGGTGAATGGCTGGAAGCCTGCGAGCGGTTGGCGCCATTGGGGCGCGCGGATAATCTGGTTTTGGGCGGGCACAAATTGCCCTTTACGGGCTTGCCCACGCGGATGCGGCAACTGATCGACAATCACCACGGTGCGCTTAAACGCCTGCTGGCCTATATCGACACCCCGAAAACTGCTGGCGAAGTTTTTCCACCGCTGTTCAAGAGAGCGATAGGTGAGGCAGAATATGGCCTCGCACTGGTTGAAGCCTTTGCGCATTTGAGCCACCTTCATCAGGAAGGCCATGCTATCCGCACGAAACGCGAGGACGGCGCGTGGCTGTATCAGCGTAAGGGATAA
- a CDS encoding DUF6173 family protein, with translation MDDLIKTAAEAAEADAMPHMHEVHSDPDAQNAQDQPMPKGVTAKPVAQKSPAQWAYERTILYLKKFEEGLDDGHEIAMGFAGTDAGVLRIEGMGYFDPDIVTFYGVDQTGNKMQLVQHVSQLSVLFRALPKAVETAAPKRIGFKLIQDLEQGDA, from the coding sequence ATGGATGACCTGATAAAGACAGCCGCAGAAGCCGCTGAGGCGGATGCGATGCCGCATATGCATGAGGTCCATAGTGACCCCGATGCACAAAACGCACAGGATCAGCCGATGCCCAAGGGCGTCACCGCCAAGCCGGTCGCGCAGAAATCACCGGCGCAATGGGCGTATGAACGTACAATTCTCTACCTCAAGAAATTTGAGGAAGGGCTGGATGATGGCCATGAGATCGCCATGGGGTTCGCGGGCACCGATGCGGGTGTTTTGCGGATCGAAGGTATGGGGTATTTTGATCCGGACATCGTGACGTTTTACGGCGTGGACCAGACCGGCAATAAGATGCAGCTTGTCCAGCACGTCAGCCAGCTAAGCGTTTTGTTTCGTGCATTGCCAAAAGCGGTTGAGACAGCTGCCCCCAAGAGGATAGGGTTCAAGCTGATCCAGGATCTTGAACAAGGTGACGCATAA